One genomic region from Fictibacillus marinisediminis encodes:
- a CDS encoding ABC transporter ATP-binding protein gives MSIKTESLTLSYGKNPVIKDLKIAIPKGEITVLIGSNGCGKSTLLRSMARLLSPEKGSILLNGKDIAKRSTKEVAKELAILPQGPVAPEGLTVLQLVKQGRFPYQSWLKQWSTQDEEAVYHALDATNMLEFAERSVDSLSGGQRQRAWIAMTLAQGTETILLDEPTTYLDMTHQIEILDLLFELNHREQRTIVMVLHDLNLACRYAHHLVAIQNNTVFAQGRPEDIMDEKLVSDVFRLPCKIVNDPLFGTPMCIPYGKGRTAGHGTRSAQYA, from the coding sequence ATGTCTATCAAAACAGAATCACTGACATTGTCTTATGGAAAAAATCCTGTGATAAAAGATTTAAAAATAGCCATACCCAAAGGGGAAATCACCGTATTGATCGGCAGTAACGGCTGTGGAAAGTCTACTCTTCTCCGGTCAATGGCCCGTCTCCTATCACCTGAAAAAGGGTCCATTCTATTAAACGGTAAAGACATTGCCAAACGGTCAACTAAAGAAGTAGCCAAAGAGCTCGCCATATTGCCTCAAGGTCCTGTAGCACCCGAAGGATTGACTGTGCTGCAGCTTGTCAAGCAAGGCAGATTCCCTTACCAGTCCTGGCTAAAACAGTGGTCAACACAAGACGAAGAGGCAGTTTATCATGCCCTTGACGCGACCAACATGCTCGAATTTGCCGAAAGAAGTGTTGATTCTCTTTCTGGTGGGCAAAGACAGCGTGCCTGGATCGCCATGACGCTTGCTCAAGGGACTGAAACCATCCTTCTGGATGAACCGACGACGTATTTGGATATGACACATCAGATTGAAATTCTCGATCTGCTCTTTGAACTAAACCATAGAGAGCAGCGTACAATCGTTATGGTTTTGCATGACTTAAATTTAGCCTGCCGCTATGCCCACCATCTTGTAGCAATTCAGAATAACACTGTGTTTGCACAAGGCCGTCCGGAAGACATTATGGACGAGAAGCTGGTTTCTGACGTTTTCCGACTGCCGTGCAAAATTGTCAATGATCCATTGTTCGGAA
- a CDS encoding FecCD family ABC transporter permease, protein MSKYLTVRSKRYSMLFDKKALIISIVLFLIMAAIMSVSIGIGELYISPLEVLKSLTGTGSGMNDVVIQQFRLPRILIAVIAGASLSLAGAILQGVIRNPLASPDMLGITTGAGFAAVTFITMFSNQSNNLKVSIGYLPLAAVLGAFVMAAVIYILAWKRGISPVRLILIGVGLMSATQALTTLMIILGPIYAASQATIWLTGTVYATNWQDVNSLLPWFIILVPILFLLSRMLNIQELGDEVATSLGHSVHKGRFVLLVLSTGLAGSAVAFTGAIGFVGLIGPHIARRLVGSSFGAMLPVSGIIGAILVLLADLAGRTLFSPLEVPAGVFTAAIGAPYFIYLLFKNHG, encoded by the coding sequence ATGAGCAAGTATTTAACCGTTAGGTCCAAGAGATATTCCATGTTATTTGATAAAAAAGCTTTGATCATATCCATCGTTCTTTTTCTTATTATGGCAGCGATCATGTCTGTCAGCATCGGTATCGGGGAACTGTACATTTCCCCTCTTGAAGTCCTCAAGTCATTAACGGGAACTGGCTCAGGTATGAATGATGTCGTCATCCAGCAGTTCAGGCTTCCAAGGATATTGATCGCCGTTATTGCCGGAGCCTCCCTTTCCCTTGCAGGAGCGATTCTGCAGGGGGTAATACGCAACCCGCTGGCATCGCCGGATATGCTCGGTATAACAACTGGAGCAGGTTTTGCAGCCGTTACCTTCATCACGATGTTCAGCAATCAAAGCAACAATCTGAAAGTAAGTATCGGTTATTTGCCATTGGCCGCCGTACTGGGAGCGTTTGTTATGGCCGCCGTCATTTATATCCTTGCCTGGAAGCGAGGAATATCCCCAGTCAGGCTCATTTTAATCGGTGTGGGTCTGATGTCAGCTACACAGGCACTCACTACCCTTATGATCATACTTGGCCCGATCTACGCCGCTTCACAGGCGACCATTTGGCTGACCGGAACGGTTTATGCAACAAATTGGCAAGATGTAAACAGCCTTTTGCCGTGGTTTATCATCCTTGTGCCCATCCTGTTCTTACTAAGCCGAATGCTTAATATTCAGGAACTAGGAGATGAAGTTGCGACAAGTCTCGGCCACTCCGTTCATAAAGGACGTTTTGTCTTGCTCGTCCTCAGTACAGGACTGGCCGGTTCTGCCGTTGCTTTTACAGGGGCTATCGGTTTTGTTGGTTTGATCGGACCGCATATTGCCAGAAGGCTCGTCGGTTCTTCCTTCGGTGCTATGCTTCCAGTATCGGGTATTATTGGTGCTATTCTGGTCCTGCTCGCTGATTTGGCCGGCCGGACACTGTTTTCACCATTAGAAGTGCCCGCAGGCGTTTTCACTGCCGCCATAGGAGCTCCCTATTTTATCTATCTGCTTTTTAAAAACCATGGTTAA
- a CDS encoding FecCD family ABC transporter permease — protein sequence MNGIIQTTKYKTVFLFAGAVLLAACMALSVVLGYTNTSWKTVLEAFTHFNGSNEHLIIRNARLPRAVIGAAVGISLALAGVMLQAITRNPIASTDIFGLNAGAGFFIVIAVSFFNISSLQQFTWLAFAGAAVSALAVYILGSAGRSGLTPVKMTLAGAVIAAMFASLTQGMLVANEKALEEVLFWLAGSIQGRKLEWLYPVLPYLLLAWAGSMLMFRQLNIFLLGEDVAKSLGQHTLLFKLLAGVLIVFLAGGSVAVAGPISFVGIVVPHIARYLVGNDHRWVIPYAALLGGILLIAADVSARFIIMPEEVPVGVMTALIGTPFFIHIARKGNFK from the coding sequence ATGAACGGAATTATTCAAACAACCAAATACAAGACGGTCTTCCTTTTTGCAGGGGCCGTACTTCTTGCAGCTTGTATGGCCTTAAGTGTAGTGCTCGGGTATACCAATACGAGCTGGAAAACAGTGCTTGAGGCTTTTACCCATTTTAATGGTTCGAATGAACATTTGATCATTCGAAACGCAAGGCTGCCGCGGGCAGTTATTGGCGCAGCAGTAGGTATCTCACTGGCCCTGGCCGGTGTAATGCTGCAAGCCATCACTCGGAACCCGATCGCTTCAACCGATATTTTCGGGCTGAATGCGGGGGCAGGTTTCTTTATCGTCATAGCCGTTTCATTTTTCAACATCAGTTCCCTTCAGCAATTCACCTGGCTCGCCTTTGCAGGAGCTGCGGTTTCAGCTCTTGCCGTGTACATATTGGGATCGGCCGGGCGCAGCGGTTTAACGCCGGTTAAAATGACACTTGCAGGAGCGGTTATCGCTGCTATGTTTGCCTCTCTTACACAAGGGATGCTCGTGGCCAATGAAAAGGCGCTCGAAGAAGTGCTTTTCTGGCTCGCCGGGTCCATACAAGGGAGAAAGCTGGAATGGCTCTATCCTGTATTGCCCTATCTTCTTCTCGCATGGGCGGGTTCCATGCTGATGTTCAGACAGCTGAATATTTTTCTGCTCGGAGAAGACGTTGCCAAAAGCCTTGGACAGCACACGCTCCTATTTAAACTTCTGGCTGGCGTCCTTATCGTATTTCTCGCTGGCGGTTCAGTTGCAGTTGCCGGTCCTATCAGCTTTGTCGGAATTGTAGTGCCCCATATCGCACGTTATCTTGTTGGCAATGACCACCGTTGGGTCATTCCCTATGCGGCACTTCTTGGCGGAATTCTTTTGATTGCAGCTGACGTTAGCGCCAGATTCATCATCATGCCAGAAGAAGTGCCAGTTGGTGTAATGACCGCCTTAATCGGCACACCTTTTTTTATTCATATCGCACGCAAAGGAAACTTCAAATGA
- a CDS encoding ABC transporter substrate-binding protein — translation MKALKSTYSKLGIILTILSVMLLAACGGTGEKEKAGSEPKGYSVKHAMGTTKVNSAKRVVVLTNEGTEAVLAMGVKPVGAVKSWLGNPWYDHIKADMKGVEVVGDESQVNLEKIASLKPDLIIGNKMRQEKIYDQLNKIAPTVFSEDLRGNWKNNFKLYSKALNKEKEGNKVISDYDQRVKEIKEKAGDNLNKEISVVRFMPGVSRIYLTNTFSGVVFDQLGFKRPKVESKDDFVAEVTKEQIPQMDGDELFYFTYEAGDGGATKQEKEWTNDPLWKNLSAVKKGHVHKVSDAIWNTAGGVKAANLMLDDVEKYLVK, via the coding sequence ATGAAAGCGTTAAAATCTACATATTCAAAATTAGGAATCATACTTACGATTCTATCGGTCATGCTGTTGGCTGCTTGCGGCGGAACGGGTGAAAAAGAAAAAGCCGGAAGTGAGCCGAAAGGATACAGTGTTAAACATGCGATGGGAACGACAAAAGTTAATAGTGCAAAGCGTGTTGTTGTATTGACGAATGAAGGAACCGAAGCCGTATTGGCAATGGGGGTTAAACCAGTGGGTGCGGTGAAATCATGGCTTGGGAATCCCTGGTACGACCATATTAAAGCTGACATGAAAGGTGTAGAAGTCGTTGGGGATGAAAGCCAGGTTAACCTGGAGAAGATCGCTTCTTTAAAACCGGACCTTATCATCGGGAATAAGATGAGACAGGAAAAAATCTATGATCAGTTGAACAAGATTGCGCCAACCGTCTTTTCGGAAGATCTTCGAGGCAACTGGAAAAACAATTTCAAATTATATTCCAAAGCATTAAATAAAGAAAAAGAAGGAAACAAAGTGATCAGTGATTATGATCAGCGAGTGAAAGAGATCAAAGAAAAAGCGGGTGACAACTTGAACAAAGAGATTTCTGTCGTCCGCTTCATGCCCGGAGTTTCCCGCATCTATCTGACAAATACGTTCTCTGGTGTGGTCTTTGATCAATTAGGCTTCAAACGTCCTAAAGTGGAAAGCAAAGATGATTTTGTGGCTGAAGTGACAAAAGAACAAATCCCGCAAATGGATGGGGATGAACTGTTCTACTTCACGTATGAAGCAGGAGACGGCGGAGCGACAAAACAAGAAAAAGAATGGACGAACGATCCGCTTTGGAAGAACTTAAGCGCTGTGAAAAAAGGACATGTCCACAAGGTGTCTGATGCTATCTGGAATACAGCCGGTGGTGTTAAAGCAGCTAATCTTATGCTCGATGACGTCGAGAAATATCTAGTAAAGTAA
- a CDS encoding DUF1992 domain-containing protein — protein MKENELEKELQKKEILMKDEDTGWYYEDHLTAIVKRAEKEGAFDNLKGKGKPLVFEDNDLTYNPEKQLNKILKENNILPNWVKLGKEIEQLKEEVKTYTVEYNIKRTVEEINKKVTAFNLSCPPSVQKRKVTMEEFLQ, from the coding sequence ATGAAAGAAAACGAGCTGGAAAAGGAACTTCAGAAGAAAGAAATTCTTATGAAGGATGAAGACACAGGCTGGTATTACGAAGACCATCTAACTGCCATTGTAAAACGTGCCGAAAAAGAAGGGGCCTTTGATAACCTTAAGGGAAAGGGCAAGCCGTTAGTTTTTGAGGACAATGATCTTACGTACAATCCGGAAAAACAGCTGAATAAAATCTTGAAGGAAAACAACATTCTGCCTAACTGGGTCAAGCTTGGAAAGGAGATTGAACAGTTGAAGGAAGAAGTTAAAACCTATACCGTGGAATATAATATCAAAAGAACAGTGGAAGAAATTAATAAAAAAGTTACAGCTTTTAATTTATCATGCCCGCCTTCTGTACAAAAACGCAAGGTTACGATGGAAGAATTTTTACAATGA
- a CDS encoding permease, with the protein MLFLSLPQSFLQMNTIFISILIEALPFVVLGVFMAGIIQIFVSEELVARVMPKNPILAVLFASFLGALFPACECGIVPIVRRLVSKGVPIYAGIAFMLTGPIINPVVLFSTYVAFGSNWTMPLYRAGGAVAVSVVVGLILAFFYKGDGLKIRIEHHHSLKKLTVKQKIGETLNHAVEEFFSMGKYLVIGSLIAAAVQTYVKTSTLLAIGQGQASSSLVMMGLAFVLSLCSEADAFIASSFRSTFSTGSIVAFLVFGPMLDMKNLLMMLGTFKTKLVLIVVTSLSVVVFLYSLLF; encoded by the coding sequence ATGCTCTTTTTATCACTGCCGCAATCGTTTTTGCAAATGAATACGATATTTATTTCGATTTTAATTGAGGCACTGCCCTTTGTTGTTCTCGGTGTTTTTATGGCGGGAATCATACAAATCTTTGTTTCGGAGGAATTGGTGGCAAGGGTTATGCCAAAAAATCCAATTCTTGCAGTTTTATTCGCCTCGTTTTTAGGCGCTCTTTTCCCAGCATGTGAATGCGGGATCGTGCCGATTGTCAGGAGATTGGTTTCCAAGGGAGTACCCATCTATGCGGGTATTGCCTTTATGCTGACAGGACCCATTATCAATCCGGTCGTCCTTTTTTCAACCTATGTCGCCTTTGGAAGCAACTGGACCATGCCACTATACCGTGCTGGCGGCGCTGTTGCTGTTTCAGTGGTGGTAGGTCTGATTCTTGCTTTCTTTTATAAAGGGGACGGTTTGAAGATCCGGATCGAACACCATCATTCTCTTAAAAAGCTAACGGTTAAACAAAAGATCGGGGAAACCCTGAATCATGCAGTTGAAGAATTCTTTTCGATGGGTAAATACTTAGTAATCGGCTCACTTATTGCAGCGGCTGTTCAAACGTATGTCAAGACATCTACATTGCTTGCCATCGGCCAGGGACAAGCTTCATCCTCTCTCGTTATGATGGGGCTTGCCTTTGTCTTATCCCTTTGTTCGGAAGCAGATGCGTTTATTGCATCCTCATTCAGAAGTACGTTTTCCACAGGCTCCATCGTTGCGTTTCTTGTATTTGGGCCGATGCTTGATATGAAGAATCTCTTGATGATGCTCGGGACATTTAAGACAAAACTGGTTCTGATCGTTGTTACATCCCTGTCTGTTGTTGTATTTTTATATTCATTGCTGTTCTAA
- a CDS encoding TIGR03943 family putative permease subunit yields the protein MIRGYLLMGFTFLIMQLHASGNISKYINMKYSYLSFSVMFALALLTIVQFRNAVKNDGNDASCDCCDHSHSVEDTWYKKLFVYSIFAFPVITGIFLPVATMDSNIVKAKGFHFPVNQESKGDPYAQNQFLRPDTSVYYGKDAYDKLMRKEKKKYSKYDTLALNDTNYLKGMETIYNYPGDFDDKNISFKGFVYNDPDTKKNQLFVFRFGIIHCVADSGVFGMMVEMPNGVKLKNDEWITVKGKISEIYYQPFKTNIPYVKVDSWSKTTAPKEQYVYRGNN from the coding sequence ATGATTCGAGGATATCTATTGATGGGTTTTACATTTTTGATCATGCAGCTTCATGCGTCAGGCAACATCAGCAAGTACATTAATATGAAGTACTCGTACCTGTCATTCAGTGTCATGTTTGCTTTAGCGCTCCTGACCATTGTACAGTTTCGCAATGCCGTAAAAAATGATGGGAATGATGCCAGCTGCGATTGCTGCGATCACAGCCACTCCGTTGAAGATACATGGTATAAAAAGCTGTTCGTTTATTCGATTTTCGCATTTCCGGTGATTACGGGAATCTTCCTTCCTGTCGCTACGATGGATTCTAATATAGTTAAAGCGAAGGGGTTTCACTTTCCTGTAAATCAGGAATCCAAAGGCGATCCGTATGCCCAGAATCAATTTTTGCGGCCGGATACAAGCGTATATTATGGCAAGGATGCCTATGATAAATTGATGAGAAAAGAGAAAAAGAAGTACTCTAAATACGATACCCTTGCCTTAAATGATACGAATTATCTAAAGGGCATGGAAACCATCTATAATTATCCAGGTGATTTTGATGACAAGAATATTTCATTTAAGGGATTTGTTTATAATGATCCAGATACGAAAAAAAATCAGCTTTTCGTTTTTCGGTTTGGAATCATCCACTGTGTAGCAGACTCTGGGGTATTCGGCATGATGGTTGAGATGCCCAATGGTGTAAAGCTGAAAAATGATGAATGGATTACCGTTAAAGGCAAGATCTCGGAGATTTATTATCAGCCTTTTAAAACCAATATCCCTTATGTGAAAGTGGATTCCTGGTCAAAAACAACTGCACCGAAAGAACAATATGTTTATCGGGGCAATAATTAA
- a CDS encoding hydrolase → MEKQPYYVNVETGEVHSDKTASSFQFEIEATAEEASRLTKLFRECDEAATDTFLRSHVPYVPYHNDADNHRYDQMLKDIYQFIHDHGQPLTKEHIESMGILGERQ, encoded by the coding sequence TTGGAAAAGCAGCCGTATTACGTCAATGTAGAAACAGGAGAGGTACATAGCGATAAAACAGCTTCCAGTTTTCAATTTGAGATTGAGGCGACAGCTGAGGAGGCAAGCCGGCTTACAAAACTGTTCAGAGAGTGTGACGAAGCAGCCACTGATACCTTTTTAAGATCTCATGTTCCATACGTTCCTTATCATAATGATGCTGATAACCACCGTTACGATCAGATGTTGAAGGACATATACCAATTCATACATGATCATGGACAGCCATTGACAAAAGAGCATATCGAGTCGATGGGGATTCTTGGCGAACGCCAATAA
- a CDS encoding deoxynucleoside kinase has translation MAGMIGTGKTTFAELISESLGSQVFYESVGDNPILPDYYVNPERWAFPLQIYFLNTRFKTIRQAMSDQHHVLDRSLYEDLIFAELNYEAGNMTKLEFETYVDLLETLMNEISSSPKQRPDLLIYLDSDLDTALNRIKNRGREYEQIENHPELLEYYKTLHGKYKDWIQNYTKTPVLIIESKKYNVHNKQDAEKVLTLVREKLYSLEPLTV, from the coding sequence ATGGCTGGAATGATAGGAACTGGCAAAACAACCTTCGCTGAACTGATCAGTGAATCACTCGGAAGCCAGGTTTTTTACGAGAGTGTAGGCGATAACCCCATTTTGCCTGACTATTATGTAAATCCTGAACGGTGGGCTTTCCCACTTCAAATTTACTTTTTAAATACACGTTTTAAAACTATTCGGCAGGCTATGTCTGATCAGCACCATGTCCTTGACCGCAGTCTTTACGAAGACCTGATCTTCGCGGAACTGAATTATGAAGCGGGAAATATGACCAAACTGGAATTTGAAACGTATGTGGATCTGCTGGAAACGCTAATGAATGAAATCAGTTCTTCACCGAAACAGCGTCCAGATCTCCTTATTTATTTGGACAGTGATTTGGATACTGCCTTAAACCGGATCAAAAACCGCGGCCGGGAATATGAACAGATAGAAAACCATCCCGAGCTGCTGGAATATTATAAGACGCTTCACGGCAAGTATAAAGACTGGATTCAAAATTATACGAAAACGCCTGTCTTGATCATCGAAAGTAAAAAATACAATGTCCATAACAAGCAGGATGCTGAGAAAGTCCTTACATTGGTAAGGGAAAAACTCTATTCTCTTGAACCCCTGACCGTTTAA